In the Ranitomeya imitator isolate aRanImi1 chromosome 2, aRanImi1.pri, whole genome shotgun sequence genome, CCTCCGCCCACTCACCCTCATCCCGGGGTCCCGTCCTCCGCCCACTCACCCTCATCCCAGGGTCCCGTCCTCCGCCCACTCACCCTCATCCCGGGGTCCGTCCTCCGCCCACTCACCCTCATCCCGGGGTCCCGTCCTCCGCCCACTCACCCTCATCCCAGGGTCCCGTCCTCCGCCCACTCACCCTCATCCCGGGGTCCCGTCCTCCATCCGTCACCCTCATCCCGGGGTCCCGTCCTCCATCCGTCACCCTCATCCCAGGGTCCGTCCTCCGCCCACTCACCCTCATCCCGGGGTCCCGTCCTCCGCCCACTCACCCTCATCCCGGGGTCCCGTCCTCCATCCGTCACCCTGATCCCGGGGTCCCGTCCTCCATCCGTCACCCTCATCCCGGGGTCCCGTCCTCCGCCCACTTACCCTCATCCCGGGGTCCCGTCCTCCGCCCACTCACCCTCATCCCGGGGTCCCGTCCTCCATCCGTCACCCTCATCCCGGGGTCCCATCCTCCATCCGTCACCCTCATCCCAGGGTCCGTCCTCCATCCGTCACCCTCATCCCGGGGTCCGTCCTCCGCCCACTCACCCTCATCCCGGGGTCCCGTCCTCCATCCGTCACCCTCATCCCGGGGTCCCGTCCTCCATCCGTCACCCTCATCCCGGGGTCCGTTCTCCGCCCACTCACCCTCATCCCGGGGTCCCGTCCTCCATCCGTCACCCTCATCCCGGGGTCCGTCCTCCGCCCACTCACCCTCATCCCGGGGTCCCGTCCTCCATCCGACACCCTCATCCCGGGGTCCGTCCTCCGCCCACTCACCCTCATCCCGGGGTCCCGTCCTCCGCCCACTCACCCTCATCCCGGGGTCCCGTCCTCCATCCGTCACCCTCATCCCGGGGTCCCGTCCTCCATCCGTCACCCTCATCCCAGGGTCCGTCCTCCATCCGTCACCCTCATCCCGGGGTCCGTCCTCCGCCCACTCACCCTCATCCCGGGGTCCCGTCCTCCATCCGTCACCCTCATCCCGGGGTCCCGTCCTCCATCCGTCACCCTCATCCCGGGGTCCGTCCTCCGCCCACTCACCCTCATCCCGGGGTCCCGTCCTCCATCCGTCACCCTCATCCCGGGGTCCGTCCTCCGCCCACTCACCCTCATCCCGGGGTCCCGTCCTCCATCCGTCACCCTCATCCCAGGGTCCGTCCTCCGCCCACTCACCCTCATCCCGGGGTCCGTCCTCCGCCCACTCACCCTCATCCCGGGGTCCCGTCCTCCATCCGTCACCCTCATCCCAGGGTCCCGTCCTCCGCCCACTCACCCTCATCCCGGGGTCCCATCCTCCATCCCGGGGtcccgtcctccatcccgggctcccGTCCTCCATCCCGGGGTCCCGTCCTCCATCCGTCACCCTCATCCCGTCCTCCATCCGTCACCCTCATCCCGGGGTCCCGTCCTCCGCCCACTCACCCTCATCCCGGGGTCCCGTCCTCCATCCGTCACCCTCATCCCGGGGTCCCGTCCTCCGCCCACTCACCCTCATCCCGGGGTCCCGTCCTCCGCCCACTCACCCTCATCCCAGGGTGCCGTCCTCCGCCCACTCACCCTCATCCCGGGGTCCGTCCTCCGCCCACTCACCCTCATCCCAGGGTCCCGTCCTCCGCCCACTCACCCTCATCCCGGGGTCCCGTCCTCCATCCGTCACCCTCATCCTGGGGTCCCGTCCTCCATCCGTCACCCTCATCCCGGGGTCCCGTCCTCCGCCCACTCACCCTCATCCCGGGGTCCCGTCCTCCGCCCACTCACCCTCATCCCGGGGTCCTGTCCTCCATCCGTCACCCTCATCCCGGGGTCCCGTCCTCCGCCCACTCACCCTCATCCCAGGGACCCGTCCTCCGCCCACTCACCCTCATCCCAGGGTCCCGTACTCCATCCGTCACCCTCATCCCGGGGTCCCGTCCTCCATCCGTCACCCTCATCCCAAGGTCCGTCCTCCATCCGTCACCCTCATCCCGGGGTCCGTCCTCCGCCCACTCACCCTCATCCCGGGGTCCCGTCCTCCATCCGTCACCCTCATCCCGGGGTCCGTCCTCCGCCCACTCACCCTCATCCCGGGGTCCCGTCCTCCGCCCACTCACCCTCATCCCGGGGTCCCGTCCTCCATCCGTCACCCTCATCCCGGGGTCCGTCCTCCGCCCACTCACCCTCATCCCGGGGTCCCGTCCTCCATCCGTCACCCTCATCCCGGGGTCCGTCCTCCCCCCCACTCACCCTCATCCCGGGGTCCCGTCCTCCATCCGTCACCCTCATCCCAGGGTCCGTCCTCCGCCCACTCACCCTCATCCCAGGGTCCGTCCTCCGCCCACTCACCCTCATCCCAGGGTCCCATCCTCCACCCGTCACCCTCATCCCGGGGTCCCGTCCTCCATCCGTCACCCTCATCCCGGGGTCCGTCCTCCGCCCACTCACCCTCATCCCGGGGTCCCATCCTCCGCCCACTCACCCTCATCCCGGGGTCCCGTCCTCCATCCGTCATCCTCATCCCGGGGTCCTGTCCTCCATCCGTCACCCTCATCCCGGGGTCCTGTCCTCCATCCGTCACCCTCATCCCGGGGTCCCGTCCTCCATCCCGGGGTCCCGTCCTCCATCCGTCACCCTCATCCTCCGCCCCGTCCTATAATAATGCCATGCAGTGTCACAGCTGAGATCCGGCGCAGTGTGTCCGGCGCCCCAGCTCTCTATCCCGTACACTGTGCAGCAGCGTGCTGTGAGCCGAGTACAAACCGCATCTGGCAGGAGCCGCACACGTGGATATGACCGTGTACACACCGCCCCGTGAACATCGCTGGGGAATACATCGGCGATACAGAACGCACATCTGCTtgcagaactacaagtcccagaagtAACTCTGAGTCTATCCAGAAATACAGGGGGAAGAGAACCGACTGGAATTTGTAGTTCCCCACCAGGAGCGACGCTAAACCGCCTCCTCCTCACCTGCACCAACCCCGGGAGCAGCGacacaggacctgcggtgacgtcatggtcatgtgacaagTCACAAGTGAGGGTGGAGTCAGAGCTGTGCGCGTCCCAGTGTAGCCGGGCCCAACACTTTTCTCCATAGAGCGATCGTTGTAActtcctgcagtcaccactagggggagatttaTTATTCCTGAGCTGTTATCGCCAAGCTTCTatccagctccccctggtggccgctcCGTAGCTGCGCACCTTACTGTAGCTGCTTCTATAAATGTGTAAGTATATAGCAATTGTCTGTCCTTATGCAGAAGAAAAagtggctgcagtgtaaagcatggagggcaGAACAGTGGTCTGAGCCTGTAGTGAAATTATTCATCTAAACTACCCCAGAAAAGCATCCATTTGCTCTTCATATGCACGACCAGCCTTATTTTCACCTTATGTTGTCCCTGGTGCTCACACAATCTGGTCTCCCTGTCCAATTCTGATGTATGGCCATTATAGGGGGAGAAAAAATGTCCGACATTCAGGACCCCATATATGAGCCAAGTGCACTGCAGTAAAGATGTCCAAACAGATTAGATCACTACtggcgcacgcacgcacgcacgcacgcacacacttcTCACTGGGGAGCTCCGGCTACTTCAGGTAAACGTTTTCTCACCTCAGTGCTGGTTTCACAGCTACCAAGCTCAGTACTGATGTATATTGTCCTCTATGCTGCTGCATTCTAGTGTTTTATCCCACACTAGTGCTGGATACAGAGCTACCCTGCTCAGGActcctgtataatgtcctccatgctgctggttTTCTAATCAGTCTTTTATCTGATGCCGGAGCTGGATTCACTGCTACATTGGTCAGTATTGCTTTATAATGTCTTTCAGGCCTCTGCCTTCTAGCTAGTGTTTTCTCTCTTTCCACtaatggattcacagctacactgctcattcCTGATGTATAACGTTCCTCATGCCGCTGTATCCTAGtatgttttatctcaccccagttaTGGATGCACAGCTACCCTGCCCAGTACTACGGTATAATGTCCTACGTGCTGCTGCATTGTAGTCTTTTCTCTCACCACAATACTAGATTCCCAGCTACCCTGCTGAGTACTAgtgtataatgttctccatgctgCTGCATTCTAGTGTTTTATTTCACATCAGTTCTGGGTTCACAGCTACACCGCTTAGTAATGTAGTGTAATGTTCTATATGTGCCAGTCACTACACTGGCTGCCCATCCGCTACAGAGTGCAATATAAActcatcactctcacccacaaaccgctccatggttcagcaccaccgtATATCTCCATCATCTCAGTCTATCACCccacccgtgccctccattctgctaacagcccaagactaacatcctccataatccaaaccttccactcccatctccaaggctTCTCTCATGCTGCGACAATTCtccggaatgcactacccaggacaattcgatGAATTCCTAATATCCAATTTAAGTgtggcctaaaaacgcatttcttcagactgacTCACCACCTCACTCATATAACTATCCCCGTTTTGCCCATACAAAAAATCAGAACCCTCGTATCATCTGTTCTCACCCTCCCCTCACTTATTACCCTCAGTGTCTGTGCTGTGCACACACTGGCCGCTGACCGGTTCATGCAGTGTTCTGTGAACTCCCTATTTATTATATTATGGCCGGACCCTACAATACAAGCAGTTGTGACCATTTACCATTCACgcccccctatttcctcatagattgtagcttgtGAGCAGCCGGACCCCCCACTGCTCCTGGTATCTGAGTTTTGTGGTACACTGTAATATCTTTATcgtctgtacaagtctcctctaaaatgtaaagtgctgcggaatatagaaatacaattattattacgtTCTGCACCTTTCTTGTGTTCTTTTTCTAAATCCAGTTgtgggattcacagctacactgctcagtactgctctaaaatgtcctccatgctgctaccACGACTAAACATAAGCTGCCTGGTATCCTTTCATGTCTGTGTGCGGTGTATAGGAGACGCCACCGCGGCTCGTCTCCACCCAGTAGCTCAGAGACACCTGAACGTTAGAGGAAAGGTGACATATTGCCCCGACGCGGCATTAGGGTCAGTCTATATTACCAGTAACGAGACTGAACAGGAAAGCTTTATGGAGGCTTTTACTTCACCCCCGTCTGCTGTCATACAGGGGGTCCCGGGAACACCGGGCGGGGGAGGGCGTAGAAGTGAAGTTTAGCTATAACGGGCGAGCAGAACAATCTGGAAGAAACGCTGGTgatataaataatgtaaaaaaaataatatatataaaaatatacacagCTCAGCGGCTACAAGTCAAAGTAGTCCGGAGAGTGTCTGTGACTCCGGGGCGACGGGTCGATGGAGGAGGGGGATGACGATGGAGAAGAATTTGGCTGCAGACCATGGGTGAACTCCGGCTCCCGAGATCTCTGGGGGGCCGGGGGTTTGTGTGATGGGTCGCGTGCTGGCATCGAGTGTTGGGGGGACGTTGGCCGCTGGTGTCGTTGTCTCCGGGCGGGTTGTGGTGGGATCCGGATGGAGTTGTTGCCGTGCCGATGTGTGACCGGCGGCGCCCCCATGAACCGCTTCACCACGTGCATCATGCTCAACTGCATGTCGATTTTTCTCTCCTCGGGAACTTTTTTGACAAAAGGCAGGAGGCTCCTCAGGAAGGTCTCGTCCGGGTCGCTTCTCTCCTCGCTCTTCTCTCTCAGGGTGTTCATGACGTCCAGCAGGTGCGTTTCCCAGTCGCTCTCTGACGCTTTTGCAGCTTTTTTCCGGTTTCTTTTTGGTGCCGGGGGTGTAGGTGCTGGCGGCAGCGctggcggaggaggaggaggagtgcagcTCGCTGACCCTTCTACGTCTATCGGCTGCAGAATTTCCACAGGTTCCCGGTTATTGCTGCTGGATGTGGGCGCAGCGCTGCCAGCGAAGGGGCTAAAGACAGAAACAGCAGTCACACACCAGAATACACAATGCGCCGTCCATTAAAGCTCCTCTTACTCTACAGTTTAGAAATCTTTCTCATACTTGGACGCATTATACTGTATCCCTCAGTGCATCTAGTCATAACGGTACAAACTGGTgatcctcctcaggcaagcaattccagattctcactgccctaacagtaaagaatcctcttctatgttggtggaaaaaccttctctcctccagacgcaaagaatgcccccttgtgcccgtcaccttccttggtataaacagatgctcagagagatatttgtattgtccccttatatacttatacatggttattagatcgcccctcagtcgtcttttttctagactaaataatcctaatttcgctaatctatctgggtattgtagttctcccatcccctttattaattttgttgccctcctttgtactctctctagttccattatatccttcctgagcaccggtgcccaaaactggacacagtactccatgtgcggtctaactagggatttgtacagaggcagtataatgctctcatcatgtgtatccagacctcttttaatgcaccccatgatcctgtttgccttggcagctgctgcctggcactggctgctccaggtaagtttatcattaactaggatccccaagtccttctccctgtcagatttacccagtggtttcccgttcagtgtgtaatggtgatattgattccctcttcccatgtgtataaccttacatttatcattgttaagtaATGCTCTAAAATGCTTTATTGGAATGAACCAGCAGCGGCACTCAGCTGTACTTGTGGCTGCGCTCGGCTGTACATCTGGCTGCATTCAGCTGTACTTGGCAGTAAACTGGGCTGCGCTCGGCTGGATGTGCTGCTGTGCTTGGCGGTACTTCCACCTGCACTCGGCTGTGACTGTGCTCGGCTGTACATGTCTGCAGTCGGCTGTACTCAGCAGAACATGAAGCTGTACTCGGCGGTACATCTGGCTGCACTCGGCTCTGTGCACGGCTGCGCTGGGCTGTACTCGGCTGTATATCTGGCTGCACTCGGCTGTATGTGTGGCTGCGCTGGGCTGTACTCGGCTGTACATCTGGCTGCACTCGGCTGTATGTGCGGCTGCGCTGGGCTGTACTCGGCTGTACATCTGACTGCACTCAGCTGTATGTGCGGCTGCGCTGGGCTGTACATCTGGCTGCGCTGGGCTGTACTCGGCTGTACATCTGGCTGCACTCGGCTGTATGTGCGGCTGCGCTGGGCTGTACTCAGCAGTACATCTGGCTGCGCTTGTCTGGACGTGCAGCAGTACTCAGCAGAACGTGAGGCTGCGCTCGGCTGTATGTGCGGCTGCGCTGGGCTGTACTTGGCTGTACATCTGGCTGCGCTGGGCTGTACTCGGCTGTACATCTGGCTGCACTCGGCTGTATGTGCAGCTGCGCTGGGCTGTACTCAGCAGTACATCTTGCTGCGCTTGTCTGGACGTGCAGCTGTACTCAGCAGAACGTGCGGCTGCGCTCGGCTGTCTCCAGAAGTCTCAACAACAATAATAAATGGAAATCTGCATGATTCTAACAAGGAATGTAAGAGCAGTTCTCAGGACGGTCGGGGGTCCCAGTGATCAGACCACTACCGATCAGGTGGGGCATATGTGATACCTTTAAATGTTAGGAATatccctttaggctgtgtgcacacgctgcggattttgttgcggatcccCTGCAGTTTTGACGCtgaggattcacagcagttttccctgagtttacagaaccatgtaaacctatggaaaacaaaatccgcagtgcacatgctgcagaaaaaaacatgtggaaacgctgcgttgtttattccgcagcatgtcaattctttgtgcggattccgctgcggtttacacctgctccataataggaatccgcaggtgtaaaaccgcaggtggaatacgcaaaaaaaaaaaagcggtaaaacgcagtgcggtttgcctgtggatttaccaaaatccgCAGGACTTTCCGCAACGTTTGCACGTAGCCTCAAAGAGGTGACACTAAACAGCTTCTGATCTTGAGGCAGCCAGAGCAGAATTCACAGTTCTGCTGCATTTCCCTAAATTCAGGGTCTCCTTTGACTGCCTGTGTCACGCGCCGCCCCCAAGGCCGCGACCAGACACGTGATGGGGCCGCATTACTCGCTGCTCCTTTATAAGGCGCCATACTTCATCTCCTCCCTGGTGATAGTGTTGGTGTCCCAGAAGTAAAGCGTTCCTTCTGATTCACTGCTCCTCCAGCGTGGCATCTGTCCTaacaggacaatccctttaagtgggGCGGTCACATTACCAGCTTGTTCCTCCGGAGAGTCGCCCTTCAGGAGGAGAGCAGATTTTTTTCCCCGGGGGCATTGCCTGGCTTCTGAGACCCCTACAGTAGATGGGTGGTCTCCATGAGACGCAGCGGCACTCACTCTCTCAGCCTCATGGTGGGCTCCAGGAACAGCAGACCCTCGTAGTGAACGTATTTCCTCCTCCGAAGTGTCGGGAGCCCGCAGTTCTCCAGCTTCTTCTGCAGGGTCAGCTCCCGCCTGAAGCAATCCTTCAGCGACCTCCACCGCGTCTGGATTTCTTTGGCtgcggacggtatgtaataaagatGAGCAGCTGAATAACGGAGGACAGAGATAGGGTTAAACTTAGAAATTACACAAGTTATTACACTCTGGAGGGATATATTGGTACCGATCTGCCTGATCATCAACGTCTCTGGGGCCTCAAATAAAACCTATTAAAATTGTCTATCGAGCATATAAAGTAACGAAAAGTAGAGAGCGACCAATCACATCCATCCATCCAATGCTGGAATCTGCAGATTATGGGGACACGGACTAGCACGGTGTATGAGTGTTCTCTCTGTATCACACAGTGTATGCTGATACTTCGGCCGGCAATGTTTTATGGGTGTACTTTATTTCTAGCGCTGTGTTTGGAGATACCTAGGACGGCGCTGTGCACTGGTTATGGGCGGACGCTGTCCGGCACTGTGCATAGTGATACATGGGCTGGCACTGGGTGGGGGTGTACTCTCTTTTTAAAAAGCTTTTATTGAAAGATTCCACAAAATAAGATAACAAACATAATAAACAAATAATCCGTATATCAAAGTAAAGTAAACAAATAAATGAAACATAACCTTCAGTATAATATATTCTACCATTGCACTTCTTAACCAGCAGAGTCTTTATAAAAAAGCTCGTACCAGGTGAGGTTATAATAGACACATGATATTAATCCTACACAAATCATCACTCATGGTCCAGAATGGAGAGATATCAGGGAAGAGACCATGGCGCCAGGAGCCAAATGTGTCAATGGAGAGTTACACCACCTTTCCCAAATCTGAAATTTCTGGGGAcatcctctgtttgggtgcacgctGACTGGCACTGAGTATGGGGACACTAAGGTCTGTGGGTGCACGCTGACTGGCACGGAGTATGGGGACACTAAGGTCTGTGCTGCACGCTGACTGGCACCGAGTATGGGGACACTAAGGTCTGTGGGCGCACGCTGACTGGCACCGAGTATGGGGACACTAAGGTCTGTGGGTGCACGCTGACTGGCACGGAGTATGGGGACACTAAGGTCTGTGCTGCACGCTGACTGGCACCGAGTATGGGGACACTAAGGTCTGTGGGCGCACGCTGACTGGCACCGAGTATGGGGACACTAAGGTCTGTGGGCGCACGCTGactggcactgtgtatggggacACTAAGGTCTGTGGGCGCACGCTGACTGGCACTGAGTATGGGGACACTAAGGTCTGTGGGCGCACGCTGACTGGCACTGAGTATGGGGACACTAAGGTCTGTGGGCGCACGCTGACTGGCACTGAGTATGGGGACACTAAGGTCTGTGGCGCACGCTGACTGGCACTGAGTATGGGGACACTAAGGTCTGTGGGCGCACGCTGACTGGCACCGAGTATGGGGACACTAAGGTCTGTGGGCGCACGCTGactggcactgtgtatggggacACTAAGGTCTGTGGGCGCACGCTGactggcactgtgtatggggacACTAAGGTCTGTGGGCGCACGCTGACTGGCACTGAGTATGGGGACACTAAGGTCTGTGGTGCACGCTGACTGGCACCGAGTATGGGGACACTAAGGTCTGTGGGCGCACGCTGACTGGCACTGAGTATGGGGACACTAAGGTCTGTGGGCGCACGCTGACTGGCACTGAGTATGGGGACACTAAGGTCTGTGGGCGCACGCTGACTGGCACTGAGTATGGGGACACTAAGGTCTGTGGGCGCACGCTGACTGGCACTGAGTATGGGGACACTAAGGTCTGTGGGCGCACGCTGACTGGCACTGAGTATGGGGACACTAAAGTCTGTGGGCGCACGCTGACTGGCACCGAGTATGGGGACACTAAGGTCTGTGGGTGCACGCTGACTGGCACCGAGTA is a window encoding:
- the LOC138661485 gene encoding uncharacterized protein isoform X2; the protein is MMERCRSFKTLECSMVKPTVMVKIEEEDLYDPQCDGCSETSAGYSVINPEIAIKEERNEDDSSTRNEEMYEEEESPESSGGHYVKHIVVKHEQDEGTYGIAEHQYEERISSPEPSPDYIVVKIKEEEEEPYGMDYRPAIGRGSRPLTNTGREKYSRVHRMSSKMVIDIDLLIQMVHDRPELYDPKVPSYADRYKKKKAWDEICAVVVPDWDLCSEREKNLKAKEIQTRWRSLKDCFRRELTLQKKLENCGLPTLRRRKYVHYEGLLFLEPTMRLRDPFAGSAAPTSSSNNREPVEILQPIDVEGSASCTPPPPPPALPPAPTPPAPKRNRKKAAKASESDWETHLLDVMNTLREKSEERSDPDETFLRSLLPFVKKVPEERKIDMQLSMMHVVKRFMGAPPVTHRHGNNSIRIPPQPARRQRHQRPTSPQHSMPARDPSHKPPAPQRSREPEFTHGLQPNSSPSSSPSSIDPSPRSHRHSPDYFDL
- the LOC138666175 gene encoding uncharacterized protein, whose protein sequence is MSGSPPPPTHPHPRVPSSAPSPSSRGPVLRPPHNHPGVPSSIPGSRPPSVTLIPGSHPPSVTLIPGSRPPSVTLIPGFRPPSVTLIPGSRPPSVTLIPGSHPPSVTLIPGSPPPPRHPHPRVPSSAPSPSSQGPLLRPVTIIPGSRPPSVTLIPGSRPPSVTLIPGSHPPPRHPHPKVPSSIRHPHPRVPSSAPSPSSRGPVLRSPHNHPGVPSSIRHPHPRVSSSIRHSHPGVPSSIRHPHPGVPSSIRHPHPGVPSSIRHHHPGVRPPSVTLIPGSPPPSVTPIPGSRPPSRASGPTLSKTGPASIHHHHPGVRPPPTHPHPGVPSSAHSPSSRGPVLHPSPSSRGPVLRPLTLIPGSVLRPLTLIPGSRPPSVTFIPGSRPPPTHPHPGVPSSAHSPSSQGPVLRPLTLIPGSVLRPLTLIPGSRPPPTHPHPRVPSSAHSPSSRGPVLHPSPSSRGPVLHPSPSSQGPSSAHSPSSRGPVLRPLTLIPGSRPPSVTLIPGSRPPSVTLIPGSRPPPTYPHPGVPVRPPSVTLIPGSVLRPLTLIPGSRPPSVTLIPGSRPPSVTLIPGSVLRPLTLIPGSRPPSVTLIPGSVLRPLTLIPGSRPPSDTLIPGSVLRPLTLIPGSRPPPTHPHPGVPSSIRHPHPGVPSSIRHPHPRVRPPSVTLIPGSVLRPLTLIPGSRPPSVTLIPGSRPPSVTLIPGSVLRPLTLIPGSRPPSVTLIPGSVLRPLTLIPGSRPPSVTLIPGSVLRPLTLIPGSVLRPLTLIPGSRPPSVTLIPGSRPPPTHPHPGVPSSIPGSRPPSRAPVLHPGVPSSIRHPHPVLHPSPSSRGPVLRPLTLIPGSRPPSVTLIPGSRPPPTHPHPGVPSSAHSPSSQGAVLRPLTLIPGSVLRPLTLIPGSRPPPTHPHPGVPSSIRHPHPGVPSSIRHPHPGVPSSAHSPSSRGPVLRPLTLIPGSCPPSVTLIPGSRPPPTHPHPRDPSSAHSPSSQGPVLHPSPSSRGPVLHPSPSSQGPSSIRHPHPGVRPPPTHPHPGVPSSIRHPHPGVRPPPTHPHPGVPSSAHSPSSRGPVLHPSPSSRGPSSAHSPSSRGPVLHPSPSSRGPSSPPLTLIPGSRPPSVTLIPGSVLRPLTLIPGSVLRPLTLIPGSHPPPVTLIPGSRPPSVTLIPGSVLRPLTLIPGSHPPPTHPHPGVPSSIRHPHPGVLSSIRHPHPGVLSSIRHPHPGVPSSIPGSRPPSVTLILRPVL